Proteins from a genomic interval of Actinoalloteichus hymeniacidonis:
- a CDS encoding metallophosphoesterase family protein: MRVHVVSDVHGNVDDLARAGEGADALIVLGDLLDFVDYLNPANGIFGALFGAERVAEFARLRRDPNGEAGAFIRSLWSGLDDAAARVDEAVREQYAKLFAAMTVPTYATPGNVDNPELWPEYAGPNVTVLDGQTVEIGGLRVGFVGGALLLPGTTMRPEAPWKPYLRSAEEYDTVVEALGPVDLLCTHIPPAVPELCYDVVARHRELGSAGIRRALREHRPRWSVFGHVHQPLAQRMRVDGTECVNVGHFRQTGVPYVLQW, from the coding sequence GTGCGGGTTCATGTGGTGTCCGATGTGCACGGCAACGTCGACGATCTGGCCAGAGCCGGGGAGGGCGCCGACGCACTCATCGTGTTGGGCGACCTGCTGGACTTCGTCGACTACCTCAACCCCGCGAACGGGATCTTCGGCGCGTTGTTCGGTGCCGAGCGGGTCGCCGAGTTCGCCAGACTCCGCCGTGATCCCAACGGCGAGGCGGGTGCCTTCATCCGTTCCTTGTGGTCCGGGCTCGACGATGCCGCCGCCCGGGTGGACGAGGCGGTCCGCGAGCAGTACGCCAAGCTGTTCGCCGCCATGACGGTGCCGACCTACGCCACGCCCGGCAACGTGGACAACCCGGAGCTGTGGCCCGAGTACGCCGGACCGAACGTGACCGTGCTCGACGGGCAGACCGTCGAGATCGGCGGCTTGCGCGTCGGTTTCGTCGGCGGCGCCCTGCTGCTGCCCGGGACGACGATGCGCCCGGAGGCGCCCTGGAAGCCCTACCTGCGCTCGGCGGAGGAGTACGACACCGTCGTCGAAGCCCTGGGCCCGGTCGACCTGCTCTGCACCCACATCCCGCCCGCGGTTCCCGAACTGTGTTACGACGTGGTCGCCCGGCATCGCGAACTGGGCTCGGCGGGCATTCGTCGAGCCCTGCGCGAACACCGGCCGCGCTGGTCGGTATTCGGCCACGTCCACCAGCCGTTGGCGCAGCGCATGCGAGTCGACGGCACCGAGTGCGTCAACGTCGGTCACTTCCGACAGACCGGGGTGCCCTACGTCCTGCAGTGGTAG
- a CDS encoding AMP-dependent synthetase/ligase: MREFSVPASATVSAEENLTDMVWANADRFATTVSFRRRIEGTWIDVTAADFAAQVMAVAKGLIAAGIEPGDRIALMSRTRYEWSLFDFALWAAGAVSVPIDETASIEQIEWVLTDSGARAVIVEDAAHRRRVDSVVSRLPEVGHLWHIEGPSAETGAAGAVDELTALGGAIANSTVRTRRREVRADQLATLIYTSDATGHAKGCELTHRNLLAQVRAEIAAHPTLLEPGNSVLMSLPMSQIFARTIAICAVYARTTLGHTSHTAGLLSDLGTYRPTFIPTVPRIFEKIYEGARSQAVAGGRGSVFDGAEETAIAYSRAVDGGGASVQLRLRHAMYDRLVYRRLRAMLGGRCLAVISGGAQLSEALTHFFRGAGVPILEGYGLSETSSAACVNRLDDTRIGTVGRPMAGVTVRIADDDEVLIKGEIVARGYWNNAAAGDAAMRDGWFHTGDLGALDTAGFLTITGRKKEIIVTAGGRKVVPATLEERVRLHPLVSRCMVVGDRRPFVGALITLDAAAITAWQANRGMAGTGIDALAKDPDLLRELQRAVDQANEAVSATESIKRFRVLVEDFSEANGDLTPDRRLQRVAIARSRALEIEAIYRS; this comes from the coding sequence GTGCGTGAGTTCAGTGTTCCCGCCTCCGCAACCGTCTCCGCCGAGGAGAACCTCACCGACATGGTGTGGGCCAATGCGGACCGCTTCGCCACCACGGTCAGCTTCCGACGTCGGATCGAGGGGACCTGGATCGACGTCACCGCAGCCGACTTCGCCGCGCAGGTCATGGCGGTGGCCAAGGGCTTGATCGCGGCGGGGATCGAGCCGGGCGACCGTATCGCGCTGATGTCGCGCACCCGATACGAGTGGAGCCTGTTCGACTTCGCCCTCTGGGCGGCGGGCGCGGTGAGCGTCCCGATCGACGAGACTGCGTCCATCGAGCAGATCGAATGGGTGCTGACCGATTCGGGCGCCAGGGCGGTGATCGTGGAGGACGCCGCGCACCGCCGTCGGGTCGACTCGGTGGTGTCCCGGCTGCCCGAGGTCGGGCACCTCTGGCATATCGAGGGCCCCAGTGCCGAGACCGGTGCGGCGGGCGCCGTGGACGAGTTGACCGCCTTGGGCGGTGCGATCGCCAACAGCACGGTGCGCACTCGGCGCCGCGAGGTGCGCGCCGACCAGCTCGCCACGCTGATCTACACCTCGGACGCCACCGGGCACGCCAAGGGCTGTGAGCTGACCCACCGGAACCTGCTCGCGCAGGTCCGCGCGGAGATCGCGGCGCACCCGACCCTGCTGGAACCGGGGAACTCGGTGTTGATGTCCCTGCCGATGTCGCAGATCTTCGCCAGGACCATCGCGATCTGCGCGGTCTACGCGCGCACCACGCTCGGCCACACCAGCCACACCGCCGGGCTGCTCAGCGACCTCGGCACCTATCGACCGACGTTCATACCGACGGTGCCCCGGATCTTCGAGAAGATCTACGAGGGGGCGCGTTCCCAGGCGGTGGCAGGCGGGCGCGGCTCGGTGTTCGACGGCGCCGAGGAGACCGCGATCGCCTACAGCAGGGCGGTGGACGGCGGCGGGGCCTCGGTCCAACTGCGTCTGCGACACGCGATGTACGACCGGCTGGTGTACCGACGGCTGCGGGCGATGCTCGGCGGACGCTGTCTGGCGGTGATCTCCGGCGGCGCCCAGCTCAGCGAGGCGCTCACGCACTTCTTCCGGGGCGCGGGCGTGCCCATCCTCGAGGGCTACGGCCTGAGCGAGACCAGCTCGGCCGCCTGCGTGAATCGCCTCGACGACACCCGGATCGGCACCGTGGGCAGGCCGATGGCGGGCGTCACGGTGCGCATCGCCGACGACGATGAAGTGCTGATCAAGGGCGAGATCGTGGCCCGCGGGTACTGGAACAACGCGGCTGCGGGCGACGCGGCGATGCGGGACGGTTGGTTCCACACCGGCGACCTCGGGGCGCTGGACACGGCGGGATTCCTCACGATCACCGGTCGGAAGAAGGAGATCATCGTGACGGCGGGCGGCAGGAAGGTCGTGCCCGCCACCCTGGAGGAACGGGTTCGGCTCCATCCGCTGGTCAGTCGGTGCATGGTGGTCGGCGATCGACGCCCCTTCGTCGGCGCGCTGATCACGCTGGACGCGGCGGCGATCACGGCCTGGCAGGCGAATCGGGGGATGGCGGGCACCGGGATCGACGCGCTGGCCAAGGACCCCGATCTGCTGCGCGAACTGCAACGGGCCGTCGATCAGGCGAACGAGGCCGTGTCGGCCACGGAGTCGATCAAACGCTTCCGGGTGCTCGTCGAGGACTTCAGCGAGGCCAACGGCGATCTGACCCCGGATCGGAGACTGCAGCGCGTCGCGATCGCCCGTAGCCGGGCCCTGGAGATCGAGGCGATCTACCGCTCGTGA
- a CDS encoding glycosyltransferase family 4 protein has product MRRTLLVTNDFPPRPGGIQAYLHAFATRLPGQELTVYAPSWEGRAGSHTEFDAAQPFEVVRHPTSLMLPTGDVLARAREILRAKGCDTVWFGAAAPLALLGPWLREAGARRILASTHGHEVGWSMLPGARSALRRIGESADVVTFVSRYTRSRFASAFGPTAALEHLPSGVDTEVFRPDPAARAEIRRRYDLGDRPVVVCVSRLVPRKGQDMLIRALPQIRRQVPDAALLIVGGGPYRERLHRLALDRGVAGHVVITGSVPWEELPAHYAAGDVFSMPCRTRGRGLDVEGLGIVFLEASATGLPVVAGRSGGAPETVLDGITGLVVDGTDVAAIAERIGALLADPAQAESIGRAGRDWVSRHWRWSDLAGRLAGLING; this is encoded by the coding sequence GTGCGTCGGACCCTCTTGGTGACCAACGACTTCCCGCCTCGACCGGGAGGTATCCAGGCGTATCTGCATGCCTTCGCCACCCGGCTACCCGGGCAGGAACTCACCGTCTACGCCCCGTCCTGGGAGGGACGCGCGGGCTCGCACACCGAGTTCGACGCCGCCCAGCCGTTCGAGGTCGTCCGGCATCCCACCAGCCTGATGCTGCCGACCGGCGACGTGCTGGCCCGCGCTCGGGAGATCCTGCGTGCCAAGGGCTGCGACACCGTGTGGTTCGGCGCGGCGGCCCCACTGGCCCTGCTGGGGCCCTGGCTGCGGGAGGCGGGCGCCCGCCGGATCCTGGCCAGCACCCACGGCCACGAGGTCGGGTGGTCGATGCTGCCCGGCGCCCGGTCGGCGTTGCGGCGCATCGGCGAGTCGGCCGATGTCGTGACCTTCGTCAGCCGCTACACCCGCTCCCGATTCGCCAGTGCCTTCGGTCCGACGGCGGCCCTGGAGCACCTGCCGTCCGGGGTGGACACCGAGGTCTTCCGTCCCGACCCGGCGGCCAGAGCGGAGATCCGTCGCCGATACGACCTGGGCGACCGGCCCGTGGTGGTCTGTGTGTCCCGGCTGGTGCCCCGCAAGGGACAGGACATGTTGATCCGCGCCCTGCCGCAGATCCGCCGCCAGGTGCCCGACGCGGCGCTGCTCATCGTCGGTGGTGGGCCGTATCGCGAGCGGCTGCACCGCCTGGCCCTCGATCGCGGGGTCGCGGGCCACGTCGTGATCACCGGCTCGGTGCCGTGGGAGGAGCTGCCCGCGCACTACGCGGCCGGGGACGTCTTCTCGATGCCGTGTCGGACCCGGGGCCGGGGGCTGGACGTCGAGGGCTTGGGCATCGTGTTCCTGGAGGCCTCCGCCACCGGACTGCCCGTGGTGGCCGGCCGTTCCGGCGGTGCACCGGAGACCGTGCTGGACGGCATCACCGGATTGGTCGTGGACGGCACGGACGTCGCCGCCATCGCCGAGCGGATCGGTGCGCTGCTGGCCGATCCGGCGCAGGCCGAGAGCATCGGTCGGGCGGGCCGGGACTGGGTGTCCCGGCATTGGCGGTGGTCGGACCTGGCGGGCAGGCTCGCGGGCCTGATCAACGGCTGA
- a CDS encoding DEDD exonuclease domain-containing protein: MTDVAGLPDRQLTFDELGTPLRDVTFVVVDLETTGGSNRGDAITEIGAVKVRGGQVIGEFGTLVNPGRGIPPMIMSLTGITDAMVTEAPRIDSVLPAFLEFAAGCVLVAHNAPFDVGFLRSAAEALERPWPRPTVLCTVRLARRILSRDEAPNVKLGTLARLFRSDTTPSHRALADARATVNVLHGLLERVGGVGVQSLEELLDYLPEVTSAQRRKRELAADLPHAPGVYLFRGPREEVLYVGTAVDLRRRVRQYFTASESRARVREMVAIAERVDVVECAHSLEAEVRELRLLAAHRPRYNRRSTTPHRAWWIVLTDEAFPRLSVVRKPRDEAMGPFRSKRAAEEAVESLHDGSEVRRCVERIPARDPKGRPCTLAEIGRCAAPCAGRQSVAEYAPAVIDVADLFAGTRTTVLDRLGDQLAELSERQRFEDAARRRDRLATLVRALDRGQRLAALAAVGELVAARPDGAGGWHLAVIRHGRLASAGTARRGVPPMPVVEMLRASAETVLCEPGPLRGATADEITVIRRWLTTGGTRLVDSDVLWAEPAGGAGSWQRWVAKADAGRAGYAAAD; encoded by the coding sequence ATGACCGACGTGGCAGGACTCCCGGATCGGCAGCTGACGTTCGACGAACTCGGAACGCCGCTGCGCGACGTCACCTTCGTCGTCGTCGACCTGGAGACCACCGGCGGCAGCAACCGGGGTGACGCCATCACCGAGATCGGTGCGGTCAAGGTGCGCGGCGGCCAGGTGATCGGCGAGTTCGGCACGCTGGTCAACCCCGGTCGAGGCATCCCGCCGATGATCATGTCGCTCACCGGGATCACCGATGCGATGGTCACCGAGGCGCCCCGGATCGACTCGGTCCTGCCCGCCTTCCTGGAGTTCGCCGCCGGTTGTGTGCTGGTGGCGCACAACGCGCCCTTCGACGTCGGATTCCTGCGCTCCGCCGCCGAGGCCCTCGAACGCCCCTGGCCCCGGCCGACGGTGCTCTGCACCGTCCGGCTGGCCCGCCGGATCCTCAGCCGAGACGAGGCCCCGAACGTCAAACTCGGCACCCTCGCGCGGCTCTTCCGCTCCGACACGACCCCCAGTCACCGGGCGCTCGCCGATGCACGGGCCACGGTGAACGTCCTGCATGGACTGCTCGAACGAGTCGGCGGCGTCGGCGTCCAGTCCCTGGAGGAGCTGCTGGACTACCTGCCCGAGGTGACCTCGGCGCAACGCCGAAAGCGGGAGCTGGCCGCCGATCTGCCGCATGCCCCCGGCGTGTACCTGTTCCGGGGACCCCGCGAGGAGGTGCTCTACGTGGGCACCGCCGTCGATCTGCGCCGCCGGGTGCGGCAGTACTTCACCGCGAGCGAGAGTCGCGCCCGGGTCCGGGAGATGGTCGCGATCGCCGAACGGGTCGACGTCGTGGAGTGCGCGCACTCCCTGGAGGCCGAGGTTCGCGAACTGCGCTTGCTGGCCGCCCACCGCCCCCGGTACAACCGCCGGTCCACCACGCCACATCGCGCCTGGTGGATCGTGCTGACCGACGAGGCCTTCCCCCGCCTGTCGGTGGTACGCAAACCCCGAGACGAGGCGATGGGCCCCTTCCGATCCAAACGGGCCGCCGAGGAAGCGGTGGAGAGCCTGCACGACGGCAGCGAGGTACGTCGTTGCGTGGAACGCATTCCCGCCCGGGACCCCAAGGGCAGGCCGTGCACGCTCGCCGAGATCGGCCGGTGCGCGGCGCCGTGTGCAGGCAGGCAGAGCGTCGCGGAGTACGCGCCCGCGGTGATCGACGTGGCCGACCTGTTCGCGGGTACCCGCACCACGGTGTTGGACCGCCTCGGGGATCAGCTCGCCGAGTTGTCCGAGCGGCAGAGGTTCGAGGATGCGGCCCGCAGGCGCGACCGGCTGGCCACCCTCGTTCGGGCGTTGGACCGAGGCCAGCGGCTCGCGGCGCTGGCGGCCGTCGGCGAACTCGTCGCGGCCCGACCGGACGGTGCGGGCGGCTGGCACCTGGCGGTGATCCGGCACGGCCGGTTGGCCTCGGCGGGCACCGCCCGACGCGGGGTGCCGCCGATGCCGGTGGTGGAGATGCTCCGGGCGAGCGCGGAGACCGTGCTCTGCGAACCGGGGCCGCTGCGCGGGGCGACCGCGGACGAGATCACCGTGATCCGTCGCTGGCTCACCACCGGCGGCACCCGACTGGTCGACTCCGACGTGCTCTGGGCCGAACCCGCGGGCGGCGCGGGCAGCTGGCAACGCTGGGTCGCCAAGGCCGACGCGGGCCGGGCGGGCTACGCGGCGGCGGACTGA
- the qcrB gene encoding cytochrome bc1 complex cytochrome b subunit, translating to MSSITTPTKPKSFGVRAAGAAATWTDDRFHMSRGIRKQLNKVFPTHWSFMLGEIALYSFIVLLLTGTYLALFFDPSMAHVEYQGSLENMRGIEMSRAYASALDISFEVRGGLFARQVHHWAALLFMAAIVVHMLRVFFTGAFRKPREINWVIGILLFIMGFFEGLTGYSLPDDLLSGTGLRIVSGITMSIPVIGTWANWAIFGGEYPGTEIIPRFYTLHILLLPALILGLIAVHLGLVWYQKHTQFPGVGRKENNVVGVRIMPVFALKAGGFFAVVAGVLAIMGGIFQINAIWNIGPYNASQISAGSQPDWYVIWLDGMTRIWPSWELYLGNYLVPATFFPAVLGMGLIFTIAGAYPWIEKKFTKDDAYHNLLQRPRDVPVRTSLGAMALTFFMILMITGANDIIAEQFNISLNAMTWFGRLGVLLLPPIAYFITYRICIGLQRADREVLEHGVETGVIKRLPHGEFIEVHQPLGGVDEHGHAIPLEYQGAAVPKRMNELGSAGRPVRGSLLTPDPADETAAIVKAEHENRNLLDSDEDSTSQPEPKPVEGSDDAKGDKKD from the coding sequence ATGAGCTCGATCACCACGCCGACGAAGCCGAAGAGCTTCGGGGTGCGTGCGGCGGGAGCGGCCGCGACCTGGACCGATGACCGATTCCACATGTCCAGGGGAATCCGCAAGCAGCTCAACAAGGTCTTCCCGACGCACTGGTCCTTCATGCTCGGTGAGATCGCGCTGTACTCCTTCATCGTATTGCTGCTCACCGGCACCTACCTGGCGCTGTTCTTCGACCCGTCGATGGCGCACGTCGAGTACCAGGGCTCGCTGGAGAACATGCGGGGCATCGAGATGTCCCGGGCCTACGCGTCCGCGTTGGACATCTCCTTCGAGGTGCGCGGCGGTCTGTTCGCCCGCCAGGTGCACCACTGGGCGGCACTGCTGTTCATGGCGGCGATCGTCGTCCACATGCTGCGGGTGTTCTTCACCGGTGCGTTCCGCAAGCCCCGTGAGATCAACTGGGTCATCGGCATCCTGCTGTTCATCATGGGCTTCTTCGAGGGCCTGACCGGCTACTCGCTGCCGGACGACCTGCTCTCGGGTACCGGCCTGCGGATCGTCTCCGGCATCACGATGTCGATCCCGGTGATCGGTACCTGGGCGAACTGGGCGATCTTCGGCGGGGAGTACCCCGGTACCGAGATCATCCCGAGGTTCTACACGCTGCACATCCTGTTGCTGCCCGCGTTGATCCTGGGTCTGATCGCGGTGCACCTCGGTCTGGTCTGGTACCAGAAGCACACCCAGTTCCCCGGCGTGGGCCGCAAGGAGAACAACGTCGTCGGCGTCCGGATCATGCCGGTCTTCGCCCTGAAGGCGGGTGGCTTCTTCGCCGTCGTCGCCGGTGTGCTGGCGATCATGGGCGGCATCTTCCAGATCAACGCGATCTGGAACATCGGCCCGTACAACGCCTCGCAGATCAGCGCGGGCTCGCAGCCCGACTGGTATGTGATCTGGCTGGACGGCATGACCCGGATCTGGCCGTCCTGGGAGCTGTATCTGGGTAACTACCTGGTACCGGCCACGTTCTTCCCAGCGGTACTGGGCATGGGGTTGATCTTCACGATCGCGGGTGCCTATCCGTGGATCGAGAAGAAGTTCACCAAGGACGACGCGTACCACAACCTGTTGCAGCGTCCGAGGGACGTCCCGGTGCGGACCAGCCTCGGTGCCATGGCGTTGACGTTCTTCATGATCCTGATGATCACCGGAGCCAACGACATCATCGCGGAGCAGTTCAACATCTCGCTGAACGCGATGACCTGGTTCGGCAGGTTGGGTGTGCTGTTGCTGCCCCCGATCGCCTACTTCATCACCTACCGGATCTGTATCGGCCTGCAACGCGCCGACCGCGAGGTGCTGGAGCACGGCGTGGAGACCGGCGTGATCAAGCGGCTGCCGCACGGCGAGTTCATCGAGGTCCACCAGCCGCTCGGCGGCGTGGACGAGCACGGCCACGCGATCCCGCTGGAGTACCAGGGTGCTGCGGTGCCGAAGCGGATGAACGAGCTCGGCTCGGCGGGCCGTCCGGTGCGGGGCTCGCTGCTCACGCCCGACCCGGCCGACGAGACGGCGGCGATCGTCAAGGCGGAGCACGAGAATCGGAACCTGCTCGACTCGGACGAGGACTCCACCTCGCAGCCCGAGCCGAAGCCGGTCGAGGGCTCGGACGACGCCAAGGGCGACAAGAAGGACTGA
- a CDS encoding NYN domain-containing protein, producing the protein MPKLSARAGSDEPVSSAEQPAPGSSASDVGADPPDTSESGDTTGLRARAESADPNESSAAAETPGQTDPPSPGEPGPPQPPAAPPPPAAPEPPVPLAAPEPSAESDATGDSSVVDEQQASERAQPDWDGFPDVLRGRLAELAASALGEMKPLEIPRPLRPVAKFTPAKRARLGRAPLLAELRSSTAFRTAVLRWADRNRPAAVDVDAQDPIVRAVASVLAADESAAERVGAVSRQAEDSRLRAERDAALAQVQRLTEELEQLRSENGAVRAAVEQARAESEEDLEKLRRRLREQGVRVRDAKDASAAAIAELEQIRAASSEAVRELTLQRDRERDRADAERARAKRAMADAESARQSAREARQADEVRLSLLVDTLDGAVLGLRRELAIGGGGGPRPADLVGGASTGQVMAGRVEDPAALDRLLALPTVHLVVDGYNVTKTGYPELTLASQRERLAAQLGALAARTGAEVTVVFDGADVVSVPAVVSRGTRVLFSDPGVLADDVIRALVAAEPEGRPVVVATSDRAVADSVRRRGAHPVPSVILLARLSRI; encoded by the coding sequence ATGCCGAAGTTGAGTGCACGGGCCGGTTCTGACGAGCCGGTTTCCTCCGCCGAGCAGCCCGCCCCGGGTTCCTCGGCGAGCGACGTCGGCGCGGATCCCCCCGACACCTCCGAGTCGGGTGACACCACGGGCCTACGTGCCCGAGCCGAATCGGCCGACCCGAACGAGTCCTCGGCGGCCGCGGAGACGCCCGGCCAGACCGATCCTCCGTCGCCGGGCGAGCCGGGGCCCCCGCAGCCGCCTGCCGCGCCACCGCCGCCCGCTGCGCCGGAACCCCCGGTGCCACTCGCCGCACCGGAACCGTCTGCGGAATCGGATGCGACTGGCGACTCGTCCGTCGTCGACGAGCAGCAGGCGAGCGAGCGGGCGCAACCGGACTGGGACGGGTTCCCGGATGTCCTTCGTGGACGTCTCGCCGAACTCGCCGCGAGTGCGCTGGGCGAGATGAAGCCGCTGGAGATCCCCCGGCCCCTGCGGCCGGTCGCGAAGTTCACCCCCGCCAAGCGGGCCAGGCTCGGCCGGGCGCCGTTGTTGGCCGAGCTGCGCTCCTCGACGGCGTTCCGGACGGCGGTGTTGCGTTGGGCGGATCGGAATCGGCCCGCAGCGGTGGACGTCGATGCGCAGGACCCGATCGTTCGGGCGGTGGCCTCGGTGTTGGCGGCCGACGAGTCGGCCGCCGAACGCGTCGGTGCGGTGTCGAGGCAGGCGGAGGACAGCCGGTTGCGCGCGGAGCGGGACGCGGCGCTGGCCCAGGTGCAGCGGTTGACCGAGGAACTGGAGCAGCTGCGGTCGGAGAACGGCGCGGTGCGGGCTGCGGTGGAGCAGGCGCGGGCCGAGTCGGAGGAGGACCTGGAGAAGTTGCGTCGCAGGCTGCGCGAACAGGGCGTGCGGGTGCGGGATGCCAAGGACGCCTCGGCTGCGGCGATCGCCGAGCTGGAACAGATCAGGGCCGCGTCCTCGGAGGCGGTACGCGAGTTGACCCTGCAGCGGGATCGGGAGCGCGATCGGGCGGATGCGGAGCGGGCCAGGGCGAAACGGGCGATGGCCGATGCCGAGTCGGCCCGGCAGTCGGCGCGGGAGGCCAGGCAGGCCGACGAGGTGCGGCTCTCCCTGCTGGTGGACACGCTCGACGGCGCGGTGCTCGGCCTACGGCGGGAACTGGCGATCGGCGGCGGAGGCGGTCCTCGGCCCGCCGATCTGGTGGGCGGAGCGAGCACCGGTCAGGTGATGGCGGGTCGGGTGGAGGATCCGGCGGCGCTGGATCGTCTGCTGGCCCTGCCGACCGTGCATCTGGTCGTGGACGGCTACAACGTGACCAAGACCGGTTATCCGGAGCTGACACTGGCCTCGCAACGGGAGCGACTCGCCGCGCAGTTGGGCGCCTTGGCGGCCCGGACCGGAGCCGAGGTCACCGTGGTCTTCGACGGTGCCGACGTGGTGTCGGTACCCGCGGTGGTCAGTCGGGGAACCCGGGTGTTGTTCAGTGATCCAGGCGTGCTGGCCGACGACGTGATCCGTGCGTTGGTGGCTGCGGAACCGGAGGGCAGACCGGTCGTGGTGGCGACCTCGGACCGTGCGGTCGCCGATTCGGTGCGACGCAGAGGCGCCCATCCGGTGCCCTCGGTGATATTGCTGGCCCGATTGTCACGAATCTGA
- a CDS encoding polyketide cyclase / dehydrase and lipid transport yields MHGLDLADDTFLAVPGDLVSAAVAEPAFLRRHWSELVLRVYADRGVKGRCWTVDGPLHGTMEVWLEPVLDGTVLHYYLRVDPVGPDGRPLDLTPAARGRLARRWRIIGRGAALELKLRLEAGREPGLAP; encoded by the coding sequence ATGCACGGCTTGGATCTCGCCGACGACACCTTCCTCGCGGTGCCCGGCGACCTGGTGTCGGCCGCCGTCGCCGAGCCCGCGTTCCTGCGTCGGCACTGGTCGGAGCTGGTCTTGCGGGTGTATGCGGACCGGGGTGTCAAGGGGCGGTGCTGGACGGTGGACGGGCCGCTGCACGGGACGATGGAGGTGTGGCTGGAGCCGGTGCTCGACGGCACGGTGTTGCACTACTACCTCCGCGTCGATCCCGTCGGTCCCGATGGCAGACCGCTCGACCTGACACCGGCTGCCCGAGGCAGACTTGCCCGCCGATGGCGGATCATCGGCCGGGGCGCCGCACTCGAACTCAAACTTCGTCTGGAGGCGGGTCGGGAACCCGGCCTCGCGCCGTGA
- a CDS encoding Lrp/AsnC family transcriptional regulator codes for MITAFVLVNAVADRIPEAAQEIADIEGVNEVYSCAGEVDLVVLVRVADHADLADLIPGRIAKVDGVLTTDTHIAFRSYSRRDTEEAFSIGGDEAQ; via the coding sequence GTGATCACCGCGTTCGTGCTCGTCAACGCAGTCGCCGACCGCATTCCGGAGGCAGCCCAGGAGATCGCCGACATCGAGGGCGTCAACGAGGTGTACTCCTGTGCAGGCGAGGTCGACCTCGTCGTCCTCGTCCGCGTCGCCGATCACGCCGACCTCGCCGACCTGATCCCCGGCCGGATCGCCAAGGTCGACGGAGTGCTGACCACCGACACCCACATCGCGTTCCGCTCGTACTCCCGCCGCGACACCGAAGAGGCGTTCTCCATCGGCGGCGACGAGGCGCAGTAG
- a CDS encoding C40 family peptidase — protein sequence MRGAMAATVVAMAVSLVPAQAIAQELPDNKTDAVAQLEELAHEAVVLTEEWHRANDDLEARQAELEEATTVFEQSRESAEQARGDEELFRGNVDELANASYQGARFNKLSALLVAEDPQAFLDQLSALDVLAAGNAESLDRLTAVVMQAEEAEESALEAEEAAAEAAAEAEELRTEIDERREEMDIRIAEVEEHIDALTAEEREQYESGPGGGGGGLDEGEYEVPPGTGTGSAAVQSALSRVGMPYVYGAQGPGTFDCSGLMLWAYNQVGVSLPRNSAAQASTGMAVSRSQLAPGDLIAYGNPSVHHIGMYVGNGNVVHAPTPGQNVKVVPIDNGSSSPIVAMRRVA from the coding sequence ATGCGTGGAGCGATGGCGGCGACCGTGGTGGCAATGGCGGTAAGCCTTGTTCCCGCGCAGGCCATAGCCCAGGAACTTCCCGACAACAAGACGGATGCGGTCGCCCAGCTCGAAGAGCTGGCCCACGAAGCCGTGGTCCTCACCGAGGAATGGCACCGCGCCAACGATGATCTCGAGGCCCGACAGGCGGAGCTGGAGGAGGCCACCACGGTCTTCGAGCAGTCCCGCGAGTCGGCCGAACAGGCGCGAGGTGACGAAGAGCTGTTCCGCGGCAACGTGGACGAGCTCGCCAACGCCTCGTACCAGGGTGCTCGGTTCAACAAGCTCTCCGCGCTGTTGGTCGCCGAGGACCCCCAGGCGTTCCTCGACCAGCTCTCCGCGCTGGACGTGCTCGCCGCCGGGAACGCCGAGTCCCTCGACCGGCTCACCGCTGTCGTCATGCAGGCCGAAGAGGCCGAGGAATCCGCGTTGGAGGCCGAGGAGGCCGCTGCCGAGGCCGCTGCCGAGGCCGAGGAACTGCGCACCGAGATCGACGAGCGCCGGGAAGAGATGGACATCCGGATCGCCGAGGTCGAGGAGCACATCGATGCGCTCACGGCCGAGGAGCGCGAGCAGTACGAGTCGGGCCCCGGCGGTGGCGGCGGCGGCCTCGACGAGGGCGAGTACGAGGTTCCCCCGGGTACCGGTACCGGCTCCGCCGCAGTCCAGTCGGCGCTGTCCCGCGTCGGAATGCCCTACGTCTACGGCGCCCAGGGTCCCGGCACGTTCGACTGCTCCGGCCTGATGCTGTGGGCCTACAACCAGGTCGGCGTCTCGCTGCCCAGGAACAGCGCGGCACAGGCGTCGACGGGAATGGCCGTCTCGCGTAGCCAGCTGGCCCCGGGCGACCTGATCGCCTACGGCAACCCGTCGGTGCACCACATCGGCATGTACGTGGGCAACGGCAACGTCGTCCACGCGCCGACCCCCGGTCAGAACGTGAAGGTCGTCCCGATCGACAACGGCTCCAGCAGCCCGATCGTGGCGATGCGCCGCGTGGCCTGA